In Micromonospora purpureochromogenes, a single window of DNA contains:
- a CDS encoding low temperature requirement protein A, whose translation MPKLLRGPEEPRTNFLELFFDLVFVVALAQLSHGLIQDLRWSDRLV comes from the coding sequence GTGCCAAAGCTGCTGCGAGGTCCCGAGGAGCCACGGACAAACTTTCTGGAGCTCTTCTTCGACCTGGTGTTTGTCGTCGCGCTCGCCCAGCTCTCGCACGGGCTGATCCAGGATCTCCGGTGGAGCGACCGACTTGTATGA
- a CDS encoding low temperature requirement protein A, whose protein sequence is MLGELILVSGLTLYGSGFAADRSAAFVVSFATTVLFWRIFIYRAEELLAEAGTTAPDPTRVAFWATYSYPFMVAGIVVTAVGVELVIAHPLGHPQPAWVAVILGEPALFLAGRAGFEYTVFSRVSRNRPIGVLVLAALAPAMLFVPPLLAALAATAVLAGIAVTDAARARGRPPEPPSPPG, encoded by the coding sequence GTGCTCGGCGAGTTGATCCTGGTTTCCGGTTTGACTCTTTACGGCAGCGGCTTCGCGGCTGATCGGAGCGCGGCGTTCGTGGTGTCGTTCGCCACCACGGTGCTGTTCTGGCGGATCTTCATCTACCGCGCCGAGGAACTGTTGGCCGAGGCTGGCACAACGGCCCCGGACCCGACCCGCGTCGCCTTCTGGGCGACATACTCCTACCCCTTCATGGTGGCCGGCATCGTCGTCACCGCCGTCGGCGTCGAACTCGTCATCGCCCATCCACTCGGACACCCGCAACCGGCCTGGGTCGCCGTCATCCTCGGCGAACCCGCGCTGTTCCTGGCCGGGCGTGCCGGCTTCGAATACACGGTATTCAGCCGGGTGTCCCGGAATCGGCCGATCGGTGTGCTCGTGCTGGCCGCCCTGGCACCGGCGATGCTGTTCGTGCCGCCGCTGCTGGCCGCCCTCGCCGCGACCGCAGTCCTGGCAGGGATCGCCGTCACCGACGCGGCCCGCGCGAGAGGACGCCCACCCGAGCCACCGTCACCACCTGGCTAG
- a CDS encoding YnfA family protein — MTVARSILLFLLAAPAEIGGAWLLWHGWRENRGLPWIAFVRA, encoded by the coding sequence GTGACGGTTGCCCGCTCGATCCTGCTGTTCCTACTCGCCGCGCCCGCCGAAATCGGCGGTGCCTGGCTGCTGTGGCACGGCTGGCGGGAAAACCGAGGGCTGCCCTGGATCGCTTTCGTCAGGGCCTGA
- a CDS encoding polysaccharide deacetylase family protein: MTTPLPAAQGGPRRPALRRHLAELGAALLALAAMLAFTSYVRHPPAAEAGPADEAGPAVPRPASTANPCLRGRVMLTFDDGPDAHTRGVLEVLRAYDARATFFVLGVKVRAHPELVAAEVADGHQVENHSWDHPHLADLSAAEVRTQLADTQAAVVAAGAPAPTLVRPPFGNSGPVVHAQAEALRLREVRWSIDTNDWRGRAPADIRDAVLAGVRPGSVILLHDGSRESGNTVRALPGIIEGLRERGFCTASMRS, encoded by the coding sequence ATGACGACTCCGCTGCCTGCGGCGCAGGGTGGGCCACGCCGACCCGCCCTGCGCCGGCACCTCGCCGAACTCGGCGCCGCCCTGCTCGCGCTGGCGGCCATGCTCGCCTTCACCAGTTACGTACGGCACCCGCCCGCCGCCGAGGCAGGCCCCGCGGACGAGGCGGGTCCGGCGGTGCCGCGCCCGGCCAGCACCGCGAACCCCTGCCTCCGCGGGCGGGTGATGCTGACCTTCGACGACGGTCCGGACGCGCACACGCGGGGAGTGCTGGAGGTGCTGCGCGCCTACGACGCGCGGGCCACCTTCTTCGTGCTGGGCGTCAAGGTCCGCGCCCACCCCGAGCTGGTAGCGGCCGAGGTGGCCGACGGGCATCAGGTGGAGAACCACAGCTGGGACCATCCGCACCTGGCGGACCTGAGCGCGGCCGAGGTGCGCACCCAGCTCGCCGACACGCAGGCGGCCGTGGTGGCGGCCGGTGCGCCGGCGCCGACCCTGGTGCGGCCCCCGTTCGGCAACAGCGGTCCGGTCGTCCACGCACAGGCGGAGGCGTTGCGGTTGCGCGAGGTCCGGTGGAGCATCGACACCAACGACTGGCGCGGGCGCGCCCCGGCGGACATCCGGGACGCGGTGCTCGCCGGGGTGCGGCCGGGATCGGTGATCCTGCTGCACGACGGCAGCCGCGAGTCGGGCAACACCGTCCGGGCCCTTCCCGGGATCATCGAGGGCCTGCGGGAACGTGGCTTCTGCACCGCATCGATGCGCTCATGA
- a CDS encoding polysaccharide deacetylase family protein codes for MSALNRFHRRARSIASRALLVGLAALLAPVVLPGAAQATPATVVSLTFDDGGYDQYANARPLLDAHGMHGTFYINSGRVGAGGYMSQANLSALAAAGHEIGGHTVSHAALNTLSADDQRREICNDRVALLGMGFTVKNLAYPYGSADATTKQVAVECGYNSGRSVGGVVSPGSCGGCPYAESVPPTDAYFTQTPDSVRTVTTLDQMKRYVSQAEEHGGGWVQLVMHHVCDGCGAEYEVSPTVLAAFLDWLAPRAASGTTVRTVDEVVGGPLQPGVPGPTLASPEPGELVQNASLESVGTNGLPSCFQYGGFGTNTYAWTRTTDAHTGSYAQQLAVSAWSSGDRKLVTRQDAGSCAPPAVAGHTYSAGVWYRGSWGSTARVQLVLYYRNSSGAWVYWATGPAVPASASWIRTPAYLSPAVPAGATALSFGLALVGAGNLTTDDYTLVDSATG; via the coding sequence ATGTCCGCCCTCAACCGGTTCCACCGCCGAGCGCGGTCGATCGCGTCACGCGCGCTGCTGGTCGGCCTGGCCGCCCTGCTCGCGCCGGTCGTGCTGCCCGGCGCGGCGCAGGCCACACCGGCCACCGTCGTCTCGCTCACCTTCGACGACGGCGGCTACGACCAGTACGCCAACGCCCGTCCGCTGCTGGACGCGCACGGCATGCACGGCACCTTCTACATCAACAGCGGCCGGGTCGGCGCCGGCGGATACATGTCCCAGGCCAACCTCAGCGCCCTCGCCGCCGCCGGGCACGAGATCGGCGGCCACACGGTCAGCCACGCGGCGTTGAACACGCTCTCGGCCGACGACCAGCGCCGGGAGATCTGCAACGACCGGGTCGCCCTGCTCGGCATGGGCTTCACCGTGAAGAACCTCGCCTACCCGTACGGCTCCGCCGACGCGACCACCAAACAGGTGGCCGTCGAGTGCGGCTACAACAGCGGACGGTCGGTGGGCGGGGTCGTCTCGCCCGGCTCCTGCGGCGGCTGCCCGTACGCCGAGTCGGTGCCGCCGACCGACGCGTACTTCACCCAGACCCCGGACTCGGTGCGGACCGTCACCACCCTCGACCAGATGAAGAGGTACGTCAGCCAGGCAGAGGAGCACGGCGGCGGCTGGGTGCAACTGGTCATGCACCACGTCTGCGACGGTTGCGGCGCTGAATACGAGGTGAGCCCCACGGTGCTGGCGGCCTTCCTGGACTGGCTCGCCCCGCGCGCCGCGTCCGGTACCACGGTCCGCACCGTCGACGAGGTGGTCGGCGGGCCGCTCCAGCCGGGGGTTCCCGGCCCGACGCTCGCCTCACCCGAGCCGGGGGAGCTGGTGCAGAACGCCTCGCTGGAGTCGGTCGGCACGAACGGACTGCCGTCCTGCTTCCAGTACGGCGGCTTCGGCACCAACACGTACGCCTGGACCCGCACCACCGACGCGCACACCGGCTCGTACGCCCAGCAACTGGCCGTCTCCGCCTGGAGCAGCGGCGACCGCAAGCTCGTCACCCGGCAGGACGCCGGGAGCTGCGCACCGCCGGCCGTCGCCGGCCACACGTACTCCGCCGGTGTCTGGTACCGGGGGAGCTGGGGCTCGACCGCCCGCGTGCAACTGGTGCTCTACTACCGCAACTCCAGCGGCGCCTGGGTCTACTGGGCCACCGGTCCGGCGGTGCCGGCCAGCGCCTCGTGGATCCGGACCCCGGCCTACCTGAGCCCGGCGGTCCCGGCCGGCGCAACGGCCCTGAGCTTCGGGCTGGCCCTGGTCGGCGCGGGGAACCTGACCACCGACGACTACACCCTCGTCGACTCCGCGACGGGATGA
- a CDS encoding glycosyltransferase family 2 protein, which translates to MRDRPQPPPHHQPWAGSPVAHGRDPVGSARLPGFPLAWRYADPTDTVRLPVSVRHAEAGRELSSASAGADRHRAERTRRGPRQIVALLGIAAICALIGWHVGVKVMFLRGNLAAACYTILISSYVLSRFVLAAFYRPPRDVGLEPSVAIIVPAYNEGEAVGRTIHSCLALDYPAEKLEIVVINDGSSDDTWEQMLRAAGRYRPGAVRCLDLGHNQGKRAAMAAGIRATSAEILVFVDSDSMPAPDAIRLLVQGFADPKVGAISGLTYVRNAEANTLTRMQAVRYYVSFQLLKSAESVLGAVTCCSGCFAAYRRAAVVELLEAWEHQRFLGVECTYGDDRALTNRVLRAGWTTRYDARAEAWTDAPEAYGKFLRQQLRWKKSWTREGPLLLAHIWRTRTRALPSVAVQTAAGLLSPVIVLYSLVQPFVDGRFPLVYFTGLYLVAGAYALVYRMLRHDGLWLYALLGTFFYILFSPQLLWAVARIRDGSWGTRGAAPPPPSAASPDAPPVAVPAILPVRVPAVSRD; encoded by the coding sequence GTGAGGGACCGGCCCCAGCCACCTCCGCACCACCAGCCGTGGGCGGGAAGCCCGGTCGCCCACGGCCGCGACCCGGTGGGCAGCGCGCGACTGCCGGGGTTCCCGCTCGCCTGGCGGTACGCCGACCCCACCGACACCGTGCGCCTGCCGGTGTCCGTCCGGCACGCCGAAGCCGGACGGGAGCTGTCGAGCGCGAGCGCCGGGGCGGATCGGCACCGGGCCGAGCGCACCCGGCGAGGCCCCCGGCAGATCGTCGCCCTGCTGGGCATCGCGGCGATCTGCGCACTGATCGGCTGGCACGTCGGAGTGAAGGTGATGTTCCTCCGGGGCAACCTGGCGGCCGCCTGCTACACGATCCTTATCAGCAGCTACGTGCTGAGCCGCTTCGTGCTCGCCGCGTTCTACCGGCCGCCGCGGGACGTCGGCCTGGAGCCGTCCGTCGCGATCATCGTGCCGGCCTACAACGAGGGCGAGGCGGTCGGCCGCACCATCCACTCCTGCCTGGCGCTGGACTATCCGGCCGAGAAATTGGAGATCGTCGTGATCAACGACGGCTCCAGCGACGACACCTGGGAGCAGATGCTGCGCGCGGCCGGCCGGTACCGGCCGGGCGCGGTGCGCTGCCTCGACCTGGGCCACAACCAGGGGAAGCGGGCCGCGATGGCGGCCGGCATCCGGGCCACCTCGGCGGAGATCCTGGTCTTCGTCGACTCCGACTCCATGCCGGCGCCGGACGCCATCCGCCTCCTCGTGCAGGGCTTCGCCGACCCGAAGGTGGGCGCCATCTCCGGGCTCACCTACGTGCGCAACGCCGAGGCCAACACCCTCACCCGGATGCAGGCGGTCCGGTACTACGTGTCGTTCCAGCTGTTGAAGAGCGCGGAATCCGTCCTGGGGGCGGTCACCTGCTGCTCCGGCTGCTTCGCGGCGTACCGGCGGGCGGCCGTGGTGGAGCTGCTGGAGGCCTGGGAGCACCAACGGTTCCTCGGCGTGGAGTGCACCTACGGCGACGACCGGGCGCTCACCAACCGGGTCCTGCGGGCGGGCTGGACCACCCGGTACGACGCCCGGGCGGAGGCCTGGACCGACGCGCCCGAGGCGTACGGGAAGTTCCTCCGCCAGCAGCTGCGCTGGAAGAAGTCGTGGACCCGGGAGGGGCCGCTGCTGCTGGCGCACATCTGGCGTACCCGCACCCGGGCCCTGCCGTCGGTCGCCGTGCAGACGGCGGCCGGCCTGCTCAGCCCCGTGATCGTCCTCTACAGCCTGGTCCAGCCCTTCGTCGACGGGCGCTTCCCGCTGGTCTACTTCACCGGCCTCTACCTGGTGGCCGGCGCGTACGCGCTGGTCTACCGGATGCTGCGGCACGACGGCCTGTGGCTGTACGCGCTGCTCGGCACCTTCTTCTACATCCTGTTCTCCCCGCAACTGCTCTGGGCGGTGGCGCGGATCCGGGACGGCAGCTGGGGCACCCGCGGCGCGGCGCCGCCACCCCCGTCCGCCGCGAGCCCGGACGCGCCGCCGGTCGCCGTCCCCGCGATCCTGCCCGTGCGCGTGCCGGCGGTGAGCCGTGACTGA
- a CDS encoding polysaccharide deacetylase family protein gives MTDRPPLGRRLLGLLTGLVAVAALLAAGLSWVTLSRPFDPPQLAALTVDASSDPPNLPRYPGAVTVLTYHGVSDTDASATTLSRRTFAEHLATLAAAGYRTVRLSEVRDALAGGASRLPERPLLLTFDDGSLTTWTTVDPVLRAYGFTGVAFLTTGRIVAPGTPSAFLSTRQVRDMADSGRWEFGSHTDALHDWVPVAGDIQPALTNQILVDGRPETLDTWRRRVGADLERSQEFFLRVLGHRVDTFAYPYGEAGRLSNSPEIARELPVLLERAGFSLAFTGENVPGGHVNAASGASPRWLLPRIGVRRSTSVDGLVTMIHRSVPTAVPRDLTAVPWLGVPGRCAVQPARIQVAVDSEGAGECRLDEVNTSQWRDYTLSVEVDGIRPGVSALVSVRDGAGAGHRGAVEVLIGRRELTIRQQVGDGPTATLVRASRRTPARGLLRIEVRQDRITVHPPGAPPVTAAFDNRLHEGGVVFSLTGPARTTIGYHAPTLAPSS, from the coding sequence GTGACTGACCGTCCGCCGCTGGGCCGCCGGCTGCTCGGCCTGCTCACCGGCCTCGTCGCGGTGGCCGCGCTGCTCGCCGCCGGGCTCAGCTGGGTGACGTTGAGCCGCCCGTTCGACCCGCCGCAGCTCGCCGCGCTGACGGTCGACGCGTCGTCGGACCCACCGAACCTGCCCCGCTACCCCGGCGCGGTCACCGTGCTGACGTACCACGGGGTGTCCGACACCGACGCGTCCGCCACCACCCTGAGCCGGCGGACCTTCGCCGAGCACCTGGCCACCCTGGCCGCCGCCGGATACCGGACCGTACGGCTCAGCGAGGTACGCGACGCGCTGGCCGGCGGGGCCAGCAGGTTGCCGGAGCGGCCGCTGCTGCTCACCTTCGACGACGGATCGCTGACCACGTGGACCACGGTCGACCCCGTGCTGCGGGCGTACGGCTTCACCGGGGTGGCCTTCCTGACCACCGGGCGGATCGTCGCGCCCGGCACCCCGTCGGCCTTCCTCTCCACCCGGCAGGTCCGGGACATGGCCGACAGCGGGCGGTGGGAGTTCGGCTCGCACACCGACGCCCTGCACGACTGGGTGCCGGTGGCGGGCGACATCCAACCCGCGCTCACCAACCAGATCCTGGTCGACGGCCGGCCGGAGACGCTGGACACGTGGCGCCGCCGGGTGGGTGCGGACCTGGAACGCAGCCAGGAGTTCTTCCTGCGGGTGCTGGGGCATCGGGTCGACACGTTCGCCTACCCGTACGGCGAGGCCGGCCGGCTCTCCAACAGTCCGGAGATCGCCCGGGAACTGCCCGTCCTGCTGGAGCGGGCCGGTTTCTCATTGGCCTTCACCGGCGAGAACGTGCCCGGCGGCCACGTCAACGCGGCCAGCGGCGCGTCGCCCCGCTGGCTGCTGCCGCGCATCGGCGTCCGCCGCAGCACCTCCGTCGACGGGCTGGTGACGATGATCCACCGGTCCGTTCCCACCGCCGTGCCGCGCGATCTCACCGCCGTGCCCTGGCTCGGTGTGCCGGGTCGGTGTGCGGTGCAGCCCGCCCGGATCCAGGTCGCCGTCGACAGCGAGGGCGCCGGGGAGTGCCGGTTGGACGAGGTGAACACCAGCCAGTGGCGGGACTACACCCTCTCCGTCGAGGTCGACGGCATCCGGCCGGGCGTCTCCGCCCTCGTCTCCGTCCGGGACGGCGCGGGCGCCGGCCACCGCGGCGCGGTAGAGGTGCTGATCGGCCGGCGGGAACTGACGATCCGGCAACAGGTCGGCGACGGGCCCACCGCGACGCTGGTGAGGGCGAGCCGGCGGACGCCGGCCCGGGGCCTGCTCCGCATCGAGGTCCGGCAGGACCGGATCACCGTACATCCGCCCGGTGCGCCTCCGGTGACGGCCGCCTTCGACAACCGGCTGCACGAGGGCGGCGTCGTCTTCTCGCTCACCGGACCCGCCCGGACGACCATCGGCTACCACGCACCCACCCTCGCCCCGTCCAGTTGA